One Melospiza melodia melodia isolate bMelMel2 chromosome 29, bMelMel2.pri, whole genome shotgun sequence DNA segment encodes these proteins:
- the HEPACAM gene encoding hepatic and glial cell adhesion molecule, producing the protein MWGAPAAPRGHPAPPGLLPLTWLLALHAGLLAGVNITSPTPLVRGTAGKAALLSVRYASASADKPVVKWQLKRDKPVTVVQSIGTEIIGNLRPDYRDRIRVLENGSLLISPLQLADEGAYEVEVSITDDTFTGEKTINLTVDIPVSKPQVLVASSTVLELSEFFTLNCSHENGTKPTYTWLKDGRPLSNDSRLLLSPDQKILTITRVLMADDDVYSCLVENPISHGRSVPVKLTVYRRSSLYIILSTGGIFLLVTLVTVCACWKPSKKEKRQAETQPTSDYAEQDEERLKHEAEGIPRSGEHERKNPVALYILKDKDSPEAEEDSLPEPRGTVEPGYSSSPVPAAGRSPGPVGRSARRYHRSPARSPASTRTHRSPPGSPARSRGAPRLLRTAGVHVIREQEEANAVEISA; encoded by the exons ATGTGGGGAGCGCCGGCTGCCCCGCGGGGCCACCCCGCTCCCCCCGGGCTGCTGCCGCTGACCTGGCTGCTGGCGCTGCACGCAG GTCTGCTGGCAGGGGTGAACATCACCAGCCCCACGCCGCTGGTGCGGGGCACGGCGGGCAAGGCGGCGCTGCTGTCGGTGCGCTACGCCAGCGCCAGCGCCGACAAGCCCGTGGTCAAGTGGCAGCTGAAGAGGGACAAACCCGTCACCGTGGTCCAGTCCATCGGCACCGAGATCATCGGCAACCTGCGGCCCGACTACCGTGACCGCATCCGCGTGCTGGAGAACGGCTCGCTGCTCATCAGCCCCCTGCAGCTGGCCGACGAGGGCGCCTACGAGGTGGAGGTGTCCATCACCGACGACACCTTCACCGGCGAGAAGACCATCAACCTCACCGTGGACA TTCCCGTCTCAAAGCCACAAGTACTGGTGGCCTCCTCAACGGTGCTGGAGCTCAGCGAGTTCTTCACCCTCAACTGCTCGCACGAGAATGGCACCAAGCCCACCTACACCTGGCTGAAGGACGGGCGGCCGCTGAGCAACGACTCGCGCCTGCTCCTCTCCCCTGACCAGAAGATCCTCACCATCACCCGTGTCCTCATGGCTGACGATGATGTCTACAGTTGCCTGGTGGAGAACCCCATCAGCCATGGCCGCAGTGTCCCCGTGAAGCTCACTGTTTACC GCCGGAGCTCTCTCTACATCATCCTGTCCACGGGTGGCATCTTCCTTCTTGTCACGCTGGTGACAGTTTGTGCCTGCTGGAAACCCTCCAAGAA GGAGAAGCGACAAGCAGAGACACAACCAACCTCTGACTACGCCGAGCAGGACGAGGAGCGCCTGAAGCACGAGG CCGAGGGCATCCCGCGGAGCGGCGAGCACGAGCGCAAGAACCCGGTGGCATTGTACATCCTTAAAGATAAG GACTCTCCGGAGGCCGAAGAGGATTCGCTGCCCGAGCCCCGCGGCACGGTGGAGCCCGGCTACAGCAGCTCGCCCgtgcccgccgccggccgctcgcCGGGCCCCGTGGGGCGCTCCGCCCGCCGCTACCACCGCTCGCCGGCCCGCTCGCCCGCCTCGACGCGGACGCACCGCTCCCCGCCGGGCTCCCCGGCGCGCTCCCGCGGCGCCCCGCGGCTGCTGCGGACTGCGGGCGTGCACGTCATCCGCGAGCAGGAGGAGGCCAACGCCGTGGAGATCAGCGCCTGA